One Cucurbita pepo subsp. pepo cultivar mu-cu-16 chromosome LG07, ASM280686v2, whole genome shotgun sequence genomic region harbors:
- the LOC111798525 gene encoding histone H2B produces MAPKAEKKPAEKKPAEEKKAEKAPAEKKPRAEKKLPKDGADKKKKKAKKSVETYKIYIFKVLKQVHPDIGISSKAMGIMNSFINDIFEKLAQESSKLARYNKKPTITSREIQTAVRLVLPGELAKHAVSEGTKAVTKFTSS; encoded by the coding sequence ATGGCGCCGAAGGCCGAGAAGAAGCCCGCCGAGAAGAAGCCAGCAGAGGAGAAGAAGGCCGAGAAGGCTCCGGCGGAGAAGAAGCCGAGAGCAGAGAAGAAGCTTCCCAAAGACGGTGCcgataagaagaagaagaaggcgaAGAAGAGCGTGGAGACTTACAAGATCTACATCTTCAAGGTCCTCAAGCAAGTTCATCCTGACATTGGAATCTCCAGTAAGGCTATGGGGATTATGAACAGTTTCATCAACGATATCTTCGAGAAGCTCGCTCAGGAATCCTCCAAACTCGCTCGCTACAACAAGAAGCCGACCATCACCTCTCGGGAGATCCAAACCGCTGTGCGCCTTGTTCTTCCTGGTGAGTTGGCTAAGCACGCCGTCTCTGAGGGTACCAAGGCTGTTACCAAATTTACTAGCTCTTAG
- the LOC111798523 gene encoding uncharacterized protein At1g08160 — MAGPPQLSSRPARPNILRYVILVLVALIVLVGLVVLIIWLTVRPKRLSYTVESAAVHNFDMSTTQLNASFNFGVKAYNPNRHVSVYYDHVTVTVGFGDQDLAFGVIKPFYQPHKDVTWLNMDLNAKNFLLHDSVSKDLALEKAAGEMDLDLWIKARIRFKVGVWKSGHRTLRIRCSPVIVYLSKDKEFKRTACFTEV; from the coding sequence ATGGCGGGTCCTCCACAGCTATCTTCACGACCCGCCCGCCCGAACATATTGCGCTACGTCATATTGGTCCTAGTAGCACTAATTGTATTGGTTGGTCTCGTCGTGCTCATCATTTGGTTGACTGTTAGGCCGAAACGATTAAGCTACACGGTGGAAAGCGCTGCGGTCCATAACTTTGACATGAGCACAACTCAGCTTAATGCTTCCTTCAATTTCGGAGTGAAAGCTTACAATCCCAATAGACATGTTTCGGTTTATTATGATCATGTCACTGTTACGGTTGGGTTCGGCGATCAAGATTTGGCGTTTGGCGTGATTAAGCCCTTCTACCAACCTCACAAAGATGTGACATGGTTGAACATGGACCTTAATGCTAAAAACTTTTTGTTGCACGACTCGGTGTCGAAGGATCTAGCGCTCGAAAAGGCAGCGGGAGAGATGGATTTGGATCTTTGGATCAAGGCGAGAATTAGGTTTAAGGTTGGAGTTTGGAAGTCGGGGCATCGGACGCTTCGAATTCGGTGTTCGCCCGTGATTGTCTACTTGTCTAAAGACAAGGAATTCAAGAGGACTGCTTGCTTTACTGAAGTCTAA
- the LOC111798522 gene encoding uncharacterized protein LOC111798522, with protein sequence MSSTTNQPDQSSSSSSTIVQPPKRGSSNGQHRTTNRTRLLRIIGRSMLGLMVLVGLALVTCWLVVTPKKPVFSLERGVVTLHSLTDRKLNASVSFHIRSFNPNKKAAIHIDYMTMTINEMGRMFEMVVCNFSQVPGNLTVLSPTIPIDFVYPLPRLQEKVKFDGISPELQLSANIRYIINGWISKRRSMEIYCNRHMLKINGSTPLDNIKCNVDL encoded by the exons ATGAGCTCCACTACTAACCAACCAGAtcaatcatcatcatcatcatccacCATTGTCCAGCCACCAAAACGAGGTAGCTCCAATGGGCAGCATAGGACAACAAACCGGACAAGGCTATTGAGAATCATAGGAAGAAGCATGTTGGGCTTAATGGTCCTTGTCGGGCTTGCACTAGTTACTTGTTGGCTTGTTGTGACCCCCAAGAAACCAGTTTTCAGCTTGGAAAGAGGCGTTGTTACACTCCATAGTTTAACCGACAGGAAGCTCAATGCCTCCGTTTCTTTCCACATTAGAAGCTTCAACCCCAACAAGAAAGCCGCCATCCACATTGATTATATGACGATGACAATCAATGAGATGGGCAGGATGTTCGAGATGGTCGTGTGCAACTTCTCCCAGGTGCCGGGAAACCTAACCGTCTTGTCCCCGACCATTCCTATCGACTTCGTATACCCATTGCCTCGGTTGCAAGAGAAGGTGAAGTTTGATGGGATCAGTCCCGAGCTTCAATTGTCGGCAAACATCAG ATACATTATTAATGGATGGATATCAAAACGTCGATCGATGGAGATCTATTGTAATCGTCATATGCTTAAGATCAATGGTTCGACACCTTTGGATAATATCAAATGCAATGTGGATCTTTGA